A single genomic interval of Eurosta solidaginis isolate ZX-2024a chromosome 3, ASM4086904v1, whole genome shotgun sequence harbors:
- the LOC137246628 gene encoding putative nuclease HARBI1 isoform X1 produces the protein MTEAEYTECKEYFFEKTGFPGVIGCVDGTHIKILAPRKQYQHLYYNRKGFFSLNAMIVCDHKLRIRYMDARHAGSGHGSLIWNISHARRILRERYDAGERNFWLLGDARYPLEQFIMTPYRSTTEGSPKAIYNTKHAKARNIIERTTGVLKNSFRCLLAARQLHYTPSKATQIANVCAALHNICIDFCSRSANEDVHSQEQNLENCENIDCENIDDVENIANMEASQIREQIKTSFV, from the exons ATGACCGAAGCTGAATACACTGAATGTAAGgagtattttttcgaaaaaactggCTTTCCAGGAGTTATTGGCTGCGTCGATGGAACTCATATAAAAATTTTGGCTCCTAGAAAACAATACCAGCATCTATACTACAATAGAAAGGGATTTTTTAGTTTAAATGCCATGATT GTTTGTGATCATAAGTTGCGAATAAGGTATATGGATGCTAGGCATGCGGGTTCGGGCCATGGTTCCCTCATATGGAACATTAGCCATGCTAGAAGAATTCTGCGAGAACGATACGATGCTGGAGAGCGTAACTTCTGGCTTTTAG gcGATGCGCGCTATCCTCTAGAACAATTTATTATGACACCGTATCGAAGCACAACAGAAGGAAGTCCCAAGGCTATTTACAATACCAAGCACGCCAAAGCTAGAAATATAATTGAACGTACTACTGGCGTACTAAAAAACAGTTTTCGCTGTTTGCTAGCTGCACGTCAACTTCACTATACGCCATCTAAAGCCACGCAAATTGCTAATGTATGTGCAGCACTTCACAACATATGCATTGATTTTTGTTCTCGCTCTGCAAACGAGGATGTACACAGTCAAGAGCAGAACTTAGAGAATTGTGAAAATATTGATTGTGAAAAtattgatgatgtagaaaatatagCGAATATGGAAGCATCACAAATTAGAGAGCAAATCAAAACCAGCTTTGTATAG
- the LOC137246628 gene encoding putative nuclease HARBI1 isoform X2 yields the protein MTEAEYTECKEYFFEKTGFPGVIGCVDGTHIKILAPRKQYQHLYYNRKGFFSLNAMIVCDHKLRIRYMDARHAGSGHGSLIWNISHARRILRERYDAGERNFWLLEQFIMTPYRSTTEGSPKAIYNTKHAKARNIIERTTGVLKNSFRCLLAARQLHYTPSKATQIANVCAALHNICIDFCSRSANEDVHSQEQNLENCENIDCENIDDVENIANMEASQIREQIKTSFV from the exons ATGACCGAAGCTGAATACACTGAATGTAAGgagtattttttcgaaaaaactggCTTTCCAGGAGTTATTGGCTGCGTCGATGGAACTCATATAAAAATTTTGGCTCCTAGAAAACAATACCAGCATCTATACTACAATAGAAAGGGATTTTTTAGTTTAAATGCCATGATT GTTTGTGATCATAAGTTGCGAATAAGGTATATGGATGCTAGGCATGCGGGTTCGGGCCATGGTTCCCTCATATGGAACATTAGCCATGCTAGAAGAATTCTGCGAGAACGATACGATGCTGGAGAGCGTAACTTCTGGCTTTTAG AACAATTTATTATGACACCGTATCGAAGCACAACAGAAGGAAGTCCCAAGGCTATTTACAATACCAAGCACGCCAAAGCTAGAAATATAATTGAACGTACTACTGGCGTACTAAAAAACAGTTTTCGCTGTTTGCTAGCTGCACGTCAACTTCACTATACGCCATCTAAAGCCACGCAAATTGCTAATGTATGTGCAGCACTTCACAACATATGCATTGATTTTTGTTCTCGCTCTGCAAACGAGGATGTACACAGTCAAGAGCAGAACTTAGAGAATTGTGAAAATATTGATTGTGAAAAtattgatgatgtagaaaatatagCGAATATGGAAGCATCACAAATTAGAGAGCAAATCAAAACCAGCTTTGTATAG